One window of the Athene noctua chromosome 5, bAthNoc1.hap1.1, whole genome shotgun sequence genome contains the following:
- the NASP gene encoding nuclear autoantigenic sperm protein isoform X2 has translation MQSSAVAAPPCVEPAPASPTRMEEELAAPSTSTDKTDSMDVDGESKKLLGLGQKHLVMGNIPAAVNAFQEAASLLGKKYGETADECAEAFFYYGKSLLELARMENGVLGNALEGVQVEEEGEKAEGGSALPTVDETEESEEEDKENEKAEDDKENELTVEDKSLQESEEDEIGNLELAWEMLELAKIIYKRQETKEGQLHAAQAHLKLGEVSIESENYMQAIEEFQACLALQQKYLEAHDRLLAESHYQLALAYHYNSQFDEAVLQFGKSVEVIDKRMAMLTERIKKAESGSPEDEQEIEELKGLLPEIKEKIEDSKESQKSSRVAKLALKATLVGTTSGFAQSEDSGSVSTIPVRKAADGASQCVTDISHLVRKKRKPEEEIPQGDNEAKKSKPEPAVNGGGADAAPSGNEVAEKMEEETEKRPQAESGAAVESTV, from the exons ATGCAATCCTCGGCCGTCGCCGCTCCCCCCTGCGTTGAGCCCGCGCCGGCCTCCCCGACTAG GATGGAAGAGGAACTGGCAGCTCCTTCCACATCCACAGACAAGACAGACAG TATGGATGTGGACGGAGAATCAAAGAAACTATTGGGTCTGGGACAGAAACACTTGGTAATGGGAAATATTCCGGCTGCTGTTAATGCATTCCAGGAAGCTGCGAGCTTACT GGGTAAAAAGTATGGTGAGACAGCGGATGAGTGTGCAGAAGCTTTTTTTTACTATGGAAAATCTCTCCTGGAGTTGGCAAG AATGGAAAACGGTGTGCTGGGAAATGCCTTGGAAGGGGTGCAGgttgaagaggaaggagaaaaagctgAAGGTGGTTCTGCATTACCAACTGTTGATG AAACAGAAGAATCTGAAgaggaagataaagaaaatgagaaagctgaAGATGATAAAGAGAATGAATTGACAGTGGAAGACAAG TCTTTACAGGAAAGTGAGGAGGATGAAATTGGAAATCTTGAGCTAGCCTGGGAGATGTTGGAGTTGGCAAAAATCATCTACAAGAG acaagaaacaaaagaagGTCAGCTCCATGCAGCTCAAGCTCATCTAAAGCTCGGAGAAGTTAGTATTGAATCTG AAAACTACATGCAGGCTATAGAAGAGTTTCAGGCCTGCCTGGCCCTGCAGCAGAAGTACCTGGAGGCTCACGACCGCCTGCTCGCTGAGAGTCACTACCAGCTGGCACTGGCCTACCACTACAACAGCCAGTTCGATGAGGCGGTTTTGCAGTTTGGTAAATCTGTAGAAGTCATTGACAAGAGAATGG CGATGCTTACTGAGCGAATAAAGAAGGCAGAAAGTGGGTCCCCTGAAGATGAGCAGGAGATTGAAGAACTGAAGGGACTGCTTcctgaaattaaagaaaagatAGAAGATTCAAAGGAGTCTCAAAAGAGCTCAAGAGTAGCTAAGCTGGCACTGAAAGCGACCCTG GTTGGAACTACATCTGGCTTTGCACAAAGTGAAGACAGTGGTTCTGTTTCCACA ATTCCAGTAAGAAAAGCAGCTGATGGTGCATCTCAGTGTGTTACAGACATCTCTCACCTAGTCAGGAAAAAG AGGAAACCAGAGGAGGAGATTCCACAGGGGGACAATGAAGCTAAGAAATCTAAACCAGAACCGGCTGTCAATGGTGGTGGTGCTGACGCTGCCCCCAGTGGAAATGAGGTTGcagaaaaaatggaagaggag acaGAGAAAAGGCCACAAGCAGAATCAGGGGCTGCAGTTGAAAGCACAGTATGA
- the NASP gene encoding nuclear autoantigenic sperm protein isoform X1, protein MQSSAVAAPPCVEPAPASPTRMEEELAAPSTSTDKTDSMDVDGESKKLLGLGQKHLVMGNIPAAVNAFQEAASLLGKKYGETADECAEAFFYYGKSLLELARMENGVLGNALEGVQVEEEGEKAEGGSALPTVDEDAREELREQVYNAMGKKEEAKKSTEESPVLPEKDIKEEDAEMRGISEEEPAEEAIADKDIKLEEAEEKMETSVEKEVISEEQKQLAAVEKETTKEEVAVEKKVVEKEQKVMSEVAESTEKERMTEVSDKEAKAAVEEAEAGELAVEERGEVGEQTAEATGKEPAVEKRETVEGQAEAAVEEKAVAQVTAEVQAAVAVEQKEVAEGEAEAAEQKVEEKQEPVETAIEKELDESKETESSKELVPTEGKELSNDMEEKAEVAAKVEKEEKKDDLMEEGEGAKVEKEEKDDLMAEGEETEESEEEDKENEKAEDDKENELTVEDKSLQESEEDEIGNLELAWEMLELAKIIYKRQETKEGQLHAAQAHLKLGEVSIESENYMQAIEEFQACLALQQKYLEAHDRLLAESHYQLALAYHYNSQFDEAVLQFGKSVEVIDKRMAMLTERIKKAESGSPEDEQEIEELKGLLPEIKEKIEDSKESQKSSRVAKLALKATLVGTTSGFAQSEDSGSVSTIPVRKAADGASQCVTDISHLVRKKRKPEEEIPQGDNEAKKSKPEPAVNGGGADAAPSGNEVAEKMEEETEKRPQAESGAAVESTV, encoded by the exons ATGCAATCCTCGGCCGTCGCCGCTCCCCCCTGCGTTGAGCCCGCGCCGGCCTCCCCGACTAG GATGGAAGAGGAACTGGCAGCTCCTTCCACATCCACAGACAAGACAGACAG TATGGATGTGGACGGAGAATCAAAGAAACTATTGGGTCTGGGACAGAAACACTTGGTAATGGGAAATATTCCGGCTGCTGTTAATGCATTCCAGGAAGCTGCGAGCTTACT GGGTAAAAAGTATGGTGAGACAGCGGATGAGTGTGCAGAAGCTTTTTTTTACTATGGAAAATCTCTCCTGGAGTTGGCAAG AATGGAAAACGGTGTGCTGGGAAATGCCTTGGAAGGGGTGCAGgttgaagaggaaggagaaaaagctgAAGGTGGTTCTGCATTACCAACTGTTGATG AAGATGCAAGGGAGGAGTTGAGAGAACAGGTATATAACgccatggggaaaaaagaagaggcCAAAAAGTCTACAGAAGAGTCTCCAGTACTACCTGAGAAGGATATCAAAGAGGAGGATGCTGAAATGAGAGGTATCTCAGAAGAAGAACCAGCAGAAGAAGCAATTGCTGACAAGGACATAAAGCTTGAAGAGGCTGAAGAGAAGATGGAGACTTCTGtggaaaaagaagtaatttcaGAAGAGCAGAAGCAGCTGGCCGCTGTGGAAAAGGAGACTACGAAAGAGGAGGTAGCTGTGGAAAAGAAGGTAGTGGAAAAAGAGCAGAAGGTGATGTCTGAAGTAGCAGAGTCAACTGAGAAGGAGAGAATGACAGAAGTGTCAGACAAGGAGGCAAAGGCAGCTGTGGAAGAAGCTGAAGCTGGAGAACTGGCTGTGGAAgagaggggagaggtgggagagCAGACAGCAGAAGCGACAGGAAAAGAACCAGCTGTGGAAAAGAGAGAGACTGTAgaagggcaggcagaggcagctgTGGAAGAGAAGGCGGTAGCACAAGTGACAGCAGAAGTGCAGGCAGCAGTTGCTGTGGAGCAGAAAGAAGTTGCAGAAGGGGAAGCAGAGGCAGCTGAACAGAAGGTGGAGGAGAAACAAGAGCCAGTAGAGACAGCTATAGAAAAGGAACTGGATGAATCGAAAGAGACAGAGTCCTCAAAGGAACTTGTGCCCACAGAGGGCAAAGAGCTGTCTAATGACATGGAAGAAAAGGCTGAAGTAGCTGCTAAGgtagagaaagaggaaaagaaagatgacCTGATGGAAGAGGGTGAAGGTGCTAAggtagaaaaagaagagaaagatgaCCTGATGGCAGAGGGAGAAG AAACAGAAGAATCTGAAgaggaagataaagaaaatgagaaagctgaAGATGATAAAGAGAATGAATTGACAGTGGAAGACAAG TCTTTACAGGAAAGTGAGGAGGATGAAATTGGAAATCTTGAGCTAGCCTGGGAGATGTTGGAGTTGGCAAAAATCATCTACAAGAG acaagaaacaaaagaagGTCAGCTCCATGCAGCTCAAGCTCATCTAAAGCTCGGAGAAGTTAGTATTGAATCTG AAAACTACATGCAGGCTATAGAAGAGTTTCAGGCCTGCCTGGCCCTGCAGCAGAAGTACCTGGAGGCTCACGACCGCCTGCTCGCTGAGAGTCACTACCAGCTGGCACTGGCCTACCACTACAACAGCCAGTTCGATGAGGCGGTTTTGCAGTTTGGTAAATCTGTAGAAGTCATTGACAAGAGAATGG CGATGCTTACTGAGCGAATAAAGAAGGCAGAAAGTGGGTCCCCTGAAGATGAGCAGGAGATTGAAGAACTGAAGGGACTGCTTcctgaaattaaagaaaagatAGAAGATTCAAAGGAGTCTCAAAAGAGCTCAAGAGTAGCTAAGCTGGCACTGAAAGCGACCCTG GTTGGAACTACATCTGGCTTTGCACAAAGTGAAGACAGTGGTTCTGTTTCCACA ATTCCAGTAAGAAAAGCAGCTGATGGTGCATCTCAGTGTGTTACAGACATCTCTCACCTAGTCAGGAAAAAG AGGAAACCAGAGGAGGAGATTCCACAGGGGGACAATGAAGCTAAGAAATCTAAACCAGAACCGGCTGTCAATGGTGGTGGTGCTGACGCTGCCCCCAGTGGAAATGAGGTTGcagaaaaaatggaagaggag acaGAGAAAAGGCCACAAGCAGAATCAGGGGCTGCAGTTGAAAGCACAGTATGA